ctcatatgtatatactgtactctataccatctactgcatcttgccatctgatgtaatgtatcaatagccactttaaacaatgccactttacatgttttcataccctacaatactcatctcatatgtatatacactgtactccataccatctattacatcttgcctacaccgttcggccatcactcatttatatatttatatgtacatattcgtattcattcctttacacttgtgtgtataaggtagttgttgtgaaattgttaggttatattacttgttagatattactgcatggtcggaactagaagtacaagcatttcgctacacttgcattaacacctgctaaccatgtgtatgtgacaaataaatttgatttgggattgatttgcacttttcgcaccaaagtacgttcatctctaggagacagaacgcgtctccttcctgagcggtatgacggctgcgtggtcccatggtgtttatacttgcgtactattgtttgtgcagatgaacatggtaccttcagccgtttggaaatttctcccacggatgaactagacttgtggaggtctacaattttcttctgaggtcttggctgatttcttttgattttcccatgatgtcaagcaaagaggcactgagtttgaaggtaggccttgaaatacatccacaggtacacctccaattgactcaaattatgtcaattagcctatcagaagtttctaaagccatgacgtcattttctgaaattttccaagctgtttaaaagcacagtcaacttagtgtatgtaaacttctgacccactggaattgtgatacagtcaattaaaagtgaaataatctgtctgtaaacagttgttggaaaaattacttgtgtcatgcacacagtaaatgtcctaaccgacttgacaaaactataatttgttaacaagaaatttgtggagtggtttaaaaacaagttttaataactccaacctaagtgtatgtacacttccgacttcaacacgCAACAacttcaaatattttactgagttacagttcatataatgagATATAAAGAAATAAATCCattcggccctaatctatggatttcacatggctgaGCAGTGGTGAAGTCATTGGTGGGTCTGGGAGGGCAATAGGCCCACGCACTCGGTAGCCAGGCCAACCCACTTGgtagccaggcccacccactggggaccaggcccagccaatcaaaatgagtttttccacacaaaaaagttttattacagacataaatactcctcagcaccccccacaccccccttcagacgatcccgcaggtgaagaagccggatgtggaggtcctggacaggcgtggttacacgtggtcttcaGTTGTgaagccagttggacgtactgccaaaatctctaaaacgacgttgaaggcagcttatggtagagaaactaacattacattctctggcaacagctctggtggacattcctgcagtcagcatgccaattgtaaaacttaagacatctgtggcattgtgttgtgtgacaaaaccgcacattttaAAGTtgcctttattgtccccagcacaaggtgcacctgagtaatgatcatgctgtttaatcagcttcttgatatgccacacctgtcaggtggatggattatcttggcaaaggagaaatgtttactaatagggatgtaaacaaatttgtgcacagaattcgAAAGAAAtcgctcatgaaacatgggaccaacactttgtattttgcgtttatatttttgttcagtgtagtaaacTGTATACTTTAGAATACTATATTACAAactgtagtatccctcaatcatgtgtagtacttactatagaattttgCAGTATCCtagtagtaaatactacagtaatgtccacaaaaacactacagtgaatactgtaaTATTTAtgccatagtatactatagtatttttttccATGTGgggggatagagatggagagaggcaaGGGAGCAAAttagagaaagcagagagaataCCTGAAcagaaaagagagaaggagaaggaaaaGCAATATTATTTTGCTCCAGCTGAATAGACGGAGAGAGAAATGAGACTAAGGCAGACAGAGCAACAAATAAAAAGGAATACATGAGGGAAACGGATGactcagggagagggagagcgagagactaGAGGGTTCTGGGAATTTGGGATGATTTAGAAGAAGAAAAGAGAGCTAAGATTTAAAACCACTCTTACTGCTTGCACTCAATAACAATGAGGCGGAATATGGAGTAGTATATCATTCGTTCTCTAGTCTAGGAGATAGGACGCTCTTAGGTTCACTCACACCCTGGGAGATAGGCCACTCTTAGGTTCACTCACACCCTGGGAGATAGGACACTCTTAGGTTCGCTCACACCCTGGGAGATAGGACGCTCTTAGGTTCACTCACCTCCAGGGAGATAGGATGCTCTTAGGTTCACTCACCGCCAGGGAGATAGGACGCTCTAGGTTCACTCACCGCCAGGGAGATAGGACGCTCTTAGGTTCACTCACCTCCAGGGAGATAGGACGCTCTAGGTTCACTCACCGCCAGGGAGATAGGACGCTCTAGGTTCACTCACCGCCAGGGAGATAGGACGCTCTAGGTTCACTCACCGCCAGGGAGATAGGACGCTCTTAGGTTCACTCACCTCCAGGGAGATAGGACGCTCTAGGTTCACTCACCGCCAGGGAGATAGTGTGAGGGAACCTAAGAGCGTCctaagggagtcatttagcagatgcttttatccagagggacttacaggagcaattagggttaagtgccttgctatATAGATGTATTTACTTCAGAGCTTGTCCTATAGATAAGAAGGACCACCAAGGGCCTAGCAGTAAATTGACTTCTCTAATATGAAACTACTACATCAAAGGGCAGATTGCTCTGTTGGTTGTAGTGTTAGCATGGTGCCTAATAAAAAGGGAGCTCTGCAGGGTTTTTGCCTTTCCTAGACCTCCAGTTGTCTCCCTTTTCCCTAGTCCACAACAGGGGTGTATTCAATAGCGCATAGCATAACcaaacgttttgcaatggaaaaacaaaacaagtgTTTCTTACTGGACatattcaggtaggtccctccccagTTCGTCCCACTTGCTTCATAGTGAATAGACACtagagacatactgtatatataaatccCCGGTCAACATACTGTCATTCACTTTCAACAAACAACACCCAAAAATCGGAAGATTTGAaaaaattcatttaaaaaaaaaaatcactttcaGGAATCATTTCATGTGCAATGAATTTATGCAAACACACAGTGTTGAAGTGAAAACAACAATACAACGCATCAGTGTTATGGTACCTGGTGACATCCACAGTTGACAACATAAAGTTTTCTATCTGGCAATGAGACTGCATGCCTAGTTGATATTCATTGAAATGCAATGCCTAGGCCTAGGGAGTCAGAATAGCTCATGTAATATCATCAGTTGTGATACAGAATTCAGAACAACAACACTTATCCATGACATTCTTATAACAGTGGTGTGACAGAAAATAACTATTTCAACAATAAGCTCTTTCATAAAAAGCCCGTGACGATCATATACAAAATCAGATTCCATCTTCACATTCAAATTCAAGTATTAACTGTACATTGAGAGGATACAAAAAGTCCCTGTGTTATCTTATCAGTTATAGGAGGAGTAGAGACACTGACATGGGTGGCTTATGGGACTCATGTCTGAAAGGTGAAGACTAAAGCTATACTACTAAAGacggagataaaaaaaaaatatctagaGAGGATTGGAGAACAGAGATTGTGTGAATTGAGAGCAACAAGAATCTAGAGAGAGGATTAGAGAAACAGAGATAGTTGTGAATTGAGAGCAataagagagaccgagagagagtgtgtgcttgtgtaaggatgtttttcagcagatgGCATGGCCGCCCACCGAGACGACAGTGTGCCAACGTACAGGCGGTGTGGAGGAAAGACATGGAGCTGgatgcatttttttttctttcaaaggTGAGCATGAGGAGATGATGAGAACACACACGCCACCGCGAGTTAAAGAAGTAGAGCAGAAAGTAATAGGGAAAGAGAGTGCGAGTGTTTCAGCCCCACTGAATTCCATCAGTAGGATAGTAGGAGAGACACCAGACTCCTTCATGCAGTGAACTCACTGTTCTGTAGAAACTATCACATCTGTATACAGATAAGACTTGGTCATTTTCATACTGTATGTGCACACACAAGGCAAGAGTGTGACATGCTGATATTGAATACAATATATCAAGAAATGACTTAGCCTAATCAATCAACGACGTAAGGGACATCGCACACGCTCgcaaacacatgtacacacacacacacacacacacacaccctcccttccCACCACACATACACGATCAGTAAATGACAAAGAAAAAGACTGCATAGCTCAGAGATGGGTGAATCATCCAGgatgtgtatataaatatataaatacactcGTTAGGTAGAGACAGACTGgatgggaggggtgtgtgtgtagcctgtgtgtgggcgcctgtgtgtgtgctatgcgcacttccacacacacacggccaggCTGCCTCCAAAGAACATGTAGAGCAGGTTCTTGACCTCATGTGTCACCTCGAAGCCAAAGCCCTCCCCGATCACCACGTGCCACGAGCTGCCAAACTTTTTATCCATCGACTCCTTGATCATCTTCGCCGCATTCTGAAAtgaagagagcgtgagagaggttAGAGAACATACAGAAACCAAATCTGAAGCTGTAAATGTACATTGGCATGCAAATCTACTATTTGTCATCAAATTCATGATGTTAGCGAAAATTCAGAGTTAAACGCACAGATGTTTAAAGTTATGGGATCCAATAATAACTGGACCGTCTGGTCCGATTCCAAACCAAATCCCTGGCTCCTATCCCTAAGCCCTTGTCAACACCCCCTTGTGAATTTGAGAGTAAAGGAAAGGAGTTAGCAATATGGCTGAAACTCCATTCAGCCCACTGGGGGTCGAAAATGTATCCATAACAAGCACCTGAGGATAGGAACGAGGGATCCATTTGGAATCGGGCctatgagggaggagaggaagtgatggagggggtaaaatacagaggggaggaggagagagacagaaggagagagagatggagaaagagagagacaaccaGTGTTCTAGTCCAGATGGACACACAGGGTTGCTGGCATGAGTGGTGAGGCAGGCTGACACAATGCCTGACTGGCTGAGTGGGTGGATTACATACAGGCCTGGTTTTAAAAAGTGACTGGGTCGGATGAGTGGGTGGATTAAATAAATAGTAAGTGTGCTGTAATAATCAAGCTGCACAGTGTACAGACAGACATGGTCCTGACCTCATTGTTGGTGGCAAACTTCTCACAGGCTGTGACACACAATTCCATCGTTTCCACTCTCATCTCCTCtggcatgtctgtgtgctgtgaATTAATCAGAACAATACATTACAACACTCATCATTTACTCCACGAAACCCAGTCACAACGCCTGTACTTGTGAACCACATATGTGTCACAGCAGCAAGACTGTCTCACCCTGATGAGTGGGAAGCTGTGGAGCCTCTTGTAATCAGCCTCCTCCTTCTTGCTCTCTGTTGTCTCTGCCATTCCCCTCTCCTTCTACAGAGAAAACACACCCACATTTGAATGGAAGCATAGCCTTTGGGCCACAATGTTTGTCAAGTACTAGCTATGAGAAAAGGCTGAACTGAAGAGACCCTCCTAGTCCTGCTCACTTCGTGCTCGTTTACTTCTTCTACCCATGACAACACAAGCAAGGAATGTAGTGGCTGCAGGGTAGGTCACTATGGCCAGGAAAGTGACATGCATGACATTGTCAAGCATATGTTGGCAATTATCAAAAATGGGTGAAAGGTATCCACAGGGttgactagctaacgttagctagctagctagtaacgttAGTCTTTAGACGTGTAACGTTAGCTATGAAAGCCAACTTTAACAGGTAGCTACCTAACTAGACATCTCACTAAAGTATCTGCCTAACTAGCTAACTGTAACGCTAGCTAATTATCTTGTGTAGGTTGTTGTCTTGCCTTCTCACTAACGTTCTCTTAGTTGCAATGCAATGCTGCAAGTTCATGAAAGAGTTGCAACCATTGCACGCCGTTATGAGCCATTCTTCTTTGAGATGTACTTGATTATGGATAGCAAGTTAActaaatagctagctagataacctagctagctacttaCCTCTGGCTAGTTTATCAGGAGAAGCTTGGTCCATTTATTGTTGACATGGAAACATGTCGGCCATAGCAACCGCTTCTTTCGTCCcgctctccttcttctccttgtGCGTTTCCGGCAGACTAGACTCTGTGTTGCGTATTGCTACCATTCTCAGGTCGGAGTGCGAATTACATATTCTAATATGAAATCGCCTCACACCCGTAGCAGGCCGGTGGAATAAAGAAACGACAGCAGCTTCCTTGCTATTTCGCTCTACCTCTCATTTGAGCCCAAAATCGTTACAAGCGAAAATGTGTTTATAACTCAGCCAACTAACAGGAAAAAAGTGATCCTATCCTCAGCATACCGCCTGCAACAGGACATGCTTCACAGTCTCTACCTCCCCACAACTCACACTTCACATCTGGGGGTTTACCCACAAACAATGACCCAACCTTAGCCTTGTCAACAGAACCCCATCCCTCCTTTCACCCCCCAGGTATACCTATGACCCTCCTCACAGAACCAgctgctctctctcccactcacgTTGCCACCCCTGGGTCAACCACTCCACTATGATGCTCCTACATTCCATCCCCCCCTAACAGGACCACCACATCTACCTCCTCCTTCTTCAGAGCTGCCTTCGCTACCTTACTTGCAGCAAGGCTCAGTGtaacatggcagtgttgccattgtttataaaaGTTTTTCTTTGTAATGTCGAAATAGACATGTCTTCAACACCCATATCACACACTCGCAAAGTGTAAATATATGTGCTTATGTTGTACTAGCAATTGGTGAGAGAGAGCCTCAAATATCACATTCAATTGTACATATTCACTGTATACATGAATCGCAgcaaagttggttcctgtttcaaTCACATCTTTGGTCATGTTCtcgtgggtcaaacaaaaacaccctaatgattggttgacaatagagctTCGCACAATGCATGCgatggctgcaggatgaagttggtgaagagcaaCTGAAGACATTTGCAGTCGACTGCAGTCATAACTTCATGACCTTTGGTCACATGCTTTTTGTTAAGTTCATGCAGTTGTTGCGTAAGTCTCACAATTTCTATCCCCATAATGCAAGGCTTGACAAAAGTGATCTGCTCGAACGCACTCACTCTTTTCACAACACTTCGATACCGCTACAACTAAAAGTGATTTTCGTACCAGGTTAGGAGAACATTTTCGCTGAACCCTaactcttttcctaaccttaaccaaatgATCCTACTCTGTTAAatacattctcctaacctgctatgaaaaagtCCCTTCCGGTCGTAGCTGTATCGAAATGGCGTGGAAAGAGTGGCCGTGTTTGAGCAGACCATATTTGTCAAGTCGGTTACCATCGTTGCATTATGGGGTTATAATAGTTGTCGgctgcatgaactttacaaaaatcaCTTGATCAACAGCAACCTCATCCTGCAGCCatcacctgcattgtgggaggctctattgttaaccaatcattagggtgtttttgtttgacccactCGAACGTGACCGAAGATGTGACTGAAACAGAAACCAGCTTTGCCACAATTCATGTATACAGTGGATTATGTACAAattaatgtgatatttgagtctctctctgtcaccaattgattgtacaatgtacacacatacagttgaagtcggaagttttacatacaccttcgccaaacacatttaaactccgtttttcacaattcctgacatttaatcctagtaaaaattccctgttttaggtcagttaggatcaccactttatttaaagaatgtgaaatgtcagaataatagtagagagaattatttatttcagctttttttttctttcatcacattcccagtgggtcagaagtttacatacactcaattagtatttggtagaattgcctttaaattgtttaacttgggtcaaatgttttgggtagccttccacaataagttgggtgaattttggcccattcctcctgacagagctggtgtaactgagtcaggtttgtagacctccttgctcacacactctttttcagttctgcccacaaattgtctataggattgaggtcagggctttgtgatggccactccaataccttgactttgttgtccttaagccattttgccacaactttggaagtatgcttggggtcattgtccagctggaagacccatttgcgaccaagctttaacttcctgactgatgtcttgagatgtgcttcaatatatccacataattttcctccctcatgatgccatctattttgtgaagtgcacctgtccctcctgcagcaaagcccacaacatgatgctgcaacccccgtgcttcacggttgggatggtgttcttcggcttgcaagcctgcccctttttcctccaaacataacgatggccaaacagttctatttttgtttcatcagaccagaggacatttctccaaaaagtatgatctttgtccccatgtgcagttgaaaaccgtagtctggcttttttatggcggttttggagcagtggcttcttcctcgctgagcggcctttcaggttatgccgatataggattcgttttattgtggatatagatacttttgtacccgtttcctccag
This genomic stretch from Salmo trutta chromosome 32, fSalTru1.1, whole genome shotgun sequence harbors:
- the LOC115170911 gene encoding dynein light chain 4, axonemal — translated: MAETTESKKEEADYKRLHSFPLIRHTDMPEEMRVETMELCVTACEKFATNNENAAKMIKESMDKKFGSSWHVVIGEGFGFEVTHEVKNLLYMFFGGSLAVCVWKCA